In Alkalimarinus alittae, the DNA window TTAATTGAGGCAACCAGTGGTAATACAGGTATTGCGTTAGCCATGGTTGCGGCGATTAAAGGTTATAAGATGGTTTTAATCATGCCGGGAAATATGAGCGAAGAGCGACGCGCGTCTATGTCAGCTTACGGTGCCGAGCTTATAACGGTTAGCAAAGAGCAGGGTATGGAGTTCGCCCGTGACCTAGCGCTTCAGATGCAAGCTGAAGGTAAGGGTCGAGTGCTTGATCAATTTTCTAACGAAGATAACTTGCTGGCTCATTACCATACAACAGGGCCAGAGATCTGGCAGCAAACGGGCGGTACGGTGACTCACTTTGTTAGTTCGATGGGAACCACCGGTACGATCATGGGCACCTCTCGCTACCTGAAAGAGAAAAACCCAGCAATACAAATTGTAGGGCTGCAGCCGAGTGAAGGTGCGTCGATTCCGGGTATTAGACGCTGGCCAGAAGCTTATTTGCCTCGCATTTTTAATGCTTCCAGTGTGGATGAAACCATCAATATGGGGCAGGAGGAAGCGGAAGAAACAATGAAAGCGCTTGCTCAACAAGAAGGTATTTTTTGTGGGGTTTCGTCTGGTGGCGCTGTTGCAGGTGCACTTCGTTTATCGAAAAGGGTTGAAAATGCAGTAATCGTCGCCATTATCTGTGACCGAGGAGACCGGTACCTTTCTACTGGCGTGTTTAAATAGTTATACTGATGCGTTAAGTAGTTACAAATTTGCAGCGGTTATTGACCTCAAAATCGCGTATTCTGCTGAGTTATTAGGCATTATTACACTTACTTTATTCGTGGCCATGCTTAGTTAAGGTCGCGTAGACAAGGCTGTAATCATCAATGGCAAGAAGACCTCAGCATAAAAAGAAAAAACTACCCGCAGGGTTGGTTGAGCTAACCATTAATGCGTTAACTCATGATGGTCGAGGCGTTGCTCGTCGAGAGGGTAAAACCCAATTTGTAGAAGGCGCGCTCGTGGGTGAAACGGTGCGAGCCCGTTATACCGATACGCGTAGTAAATTTGATGAATTGGTCGCTGAAGAGATCTTGGTTGCTTCAG includes these proteins:
- the cysM gene encoding cysteine synthase CysM, whose translation is MEFPTIESLVGHTPLVRLQRLPGDTTNTILVKLEGNNPAGSVKDRPALSMIQAAENRGEIKPGDTLIEATSGNTGIALAMVAAIKGYKMVLIMPGNMSEERRASMSAYGAELITVSKEQGMEFARDLALQMQAEGKGRVLDQFSNEDNLLAHYHTTGPEIWQQTGGTVTHFVSSMGTTGTIMGTSRYLKEKNPAIQIVGLQPSEGASIPGIRRWPEAYLPRIFNASSVDETINMGQEEAEETMKALAQQEGIFCGVSSGGAVAGALRLSKRVENAVIVAIICDRGDRYLSTGVFK